caccaattttaaaaaaagagaagatgATACCAATGCTAATAcattaaatattacacaatttttatttaactaaATTTGATCAGCATAACAGAATCAGAATCAATTTTCCGAGCCGTTCGTTGTTTCGTTGAGCGATCGTTTACCGTGATGAGCACACTGGCATTGTTGGTACATTCCATCCGTGGGGGTGTTCGAGCCATGACAATTAACGATCTCCCACGTCACTTCCGGGTTGTTCCAACCAAGGTTCGAGACCTGACTGGCGCCATTTTCCAAATCAAAATGAGCGACGTATCCATAGTCGTTATGACCGTTTCCGTATGGCCCAGTGCCCTGGTTGCACCAGTTCTGGTTGGGATAGACGTTGGGGCACAGGTTAGTAACCATGAACACGCGGGACATGCCAGCGGGGGTCGGGCCTCCTTGTCCGGGAACGTAACCACCTGTGTAAGACAAAGAAAACACCTGATCAAATATAAAGTACAGGCGCGGATCAAGAACTGTTTACCAGtcattggggagg
The window above is part of the Magallana gigas chromosome 10, xbMagGiga1.1, whole genome shotgun sequence genome. Proteins encoded here:
- the LOC109619724 gene encoding endoglucanase, encoding MWSLSVFCILAIGYVSCDQKCHGSPRMYNGKRCASTTRYNDYHKGACGCGPASGDSQFGWNHDHFVTAPNQMFFDEGYSGWCGQRCGKCVKLTTTGGYVPGQGGPTPAGMSRVFMVTNLCPNVYPNQNWCNQGTGPYGNGHNDYGYVAHFDLENGASQVSNLGWNNPEVTWEIVNCHGSNTPTDGMYQQCQCAHHGKRSLNETTNGSEN